Proteins co-encoded in one Aspergillus flavus chromosome 2, complete sequence genomic window:
- a CDS encoding galactokinase produces MSTTPQELVPQTENIAEVYATDDASVTSVSPEHQTRFNGLISKFSQLYNHRPDFVARSPGRVNIIGEHIDYNLYDVLPTAVSVDVIMAVKVVPSSGEPFVKIANVQPEKFPSREFTVPRDTDIEIDPKQHEWVNYFRAGLLGALKFLRKTKQDGSFVPASVEVLVDGNVPPGGGISSSAAFVCSSALAVMKANNHNVSKQDLLDLAVVSERAVGVYSGGMDQAASIFSRRGYLLYTQFFPNFSVQHVPIPKASEEITFLMAQSFVTSNKAETAPRHYNLRVAECTLASVVLAAQHGLTLPKDNSSLGYSLRNFHEELMRKEGRLGDPLEYQIDSVIQTTMELLTQEQGYTREEIAKLLGITVADLEAKYLSSFPVQAERFLLRQRALHCFTEARRVLDFKACLAKATTLDERRIEYLGQLLNESQASCRTQYECSAPEVDDICAIARRAGTWGSRLTGAGWGGCTVHMLPQSKVDAVIKALKEEYYLKKFPDISEEKLAQAMVISKPSNGSFVYVSSPWLRYVVDHHDCASC; encoded by the exons ATGTCAACAACCCCGCAAGAGCTCGTTCCCCAGACAGAGAACATCGCTGAGGTCTATGCCACAGATGATGCCTCGGTCACCTCCGTTTCTCCAGAGCACCAGACCCGTTTCAATGGTCTGATCTCTAAATTCAGCCAGCTGTACAACCATCGTCCCGACTTTGTCGCCCGCAGTCCTGGCCGTGTCAACATTATTGGCGAGCACATTGACTACAACCTGTACGATGTCCTTCCCACTGCTGTCAGCGTCGACGTCATCATGGCCGTGAAGGTGGTGCCCTCCAGTGGAGAGCCGTTCGTGAAGATCGCCAACGTCCAGCCCGAGAAATTTCCCTCTCGCGAATTCACAGTACCCCGCGACACTGATATCGAGATCGATCCTAAGCAACACGAATGGGTCAACTACTTCAGAGCTGGACTTTTGGGTGCCTTGAAGTTCTTGCGCAAAACAAAGCAAGATGGCTCCTTTGTGCCTGCCAGCGTAGAAGTTCTTGTGGATGGGAATGTGCCCCCTGGCGGTGGAATCTCCAGCAGCGCGGCTTTCGTGTGCTCGAGCGCGCTGGCCGTTATGAAAGCGAACAACCACAATGTCTCCAAGCAAGATCTGCTTGACCTCGCTGTGGTCTCGGAGCGTGCAGTTGGTGTGTACTCTGGCGG TATGGACCAGGCagcctccatcttctcccgtCGCGGATATCTGCTCTACACCCAGTTCTTCCCCAACTTCTCCGTCCAGCACGTCCCCATTCCCAAGGCCTCTGAAGAGATTACCTTCCTCATGGCCCAGAGCTTCGTCACCTCTAACAAGGCAGAGACCGCGCCCCGCCATTACAACCTGCGCGTCGCAGAATGCACCCTCGCCTCCGTGGTCCTGGCCGCTCAGCACGGCCTAACCCTCCCCAAGGACAACAGCTCCCTGGGCTACAGTCTCCGCAACTTCCACGAAGAGCTAATGCGCAAGGAAGGCCGTCTCGGCGACCCCCTCGAGTACCAGATCGACTCCGTCATCCAGACGACCATGGAGCTCCTCACCCAGGAACAAGGCTACACCCGCGAGGAGATTGCCAAGCTCCTCGGCATCACGGTCGCAGACCTCGAAGCCAAATACCTGTCTTCATTCCCCGTTCAAGCCGAGCGCTTCCTCCTGCGCCAGCGTGCTCTGCACTGCTTCACCGAGGCTCGTCGTGTGCTCGACTTCAAGGCCTGCCTTGCTAAGGCGACTACTCTCGATGAGAGGCGCATCGAGTATCTTGGACAACTGCTGAACGAGTCTCAGGCTTCCTGCCGTACTCAGTATGAGTGCAGCGCGCCCGAGGTTGACGACATCTGTGCTATTGCCCGTCGGGCGGGTACCTGGGGCAGTCGTCTTACTGGTGCTGGATGGGGTGGTTGCACTGTGCATATGCTGCCGCAGTCTAAGGTCGATGCTGTTATCAAGGCTCTGAAGGAGGAGTATTATCTGAAGAAGTTCCCCGATATCAGTGAGGAGAAGTTGGCCCAGGCCATGGTTATTAGCAAGCCTTCTAACGGTTCCTTTGTGTATGTCTCCTCGCCTTGGCTTCGCTATGTTGT
- a CDS encoding thiamine pyrophosphate-requiring enzyme (acetolactate synthase catalytic subunit) translates to MMPLRPSQGAMRAMHYQRYMTSGRRCFTSSSVAAAVSPHRFSAQKRSQSTATAATTKSRPAPSPAFNLEPQRSEVSPLQNRNVPELDDSFVGLSGGEIFHEMMLRLGVEHVFGYPGGAILPVFDAIYNSKHFDFILPRHEQGAGHMAEGYARASGKPGVVLVTSGPGATNVITPMQDALSDGTPMVVFCGQVPTSAIGTDSFQEADVIGISRACTKWNVMVKSVAELPRRIHEAFEIATSGRPGPVLVDLPKDITAGILRKPIPMNSTIPSLPSAASIAARELSMKQLESTIGRVARLVNVAKKPVLYVGQGLLANPEGPKLLKELADKACIPVTTTLQGLGGFDELDSKALHMLGMHGSAYANMAMQEADLIIAVGARFDDRVTGNITKFAPQAKLAASENRGGIVHFEIMPKNINKVVQANEAVEGDCAENIGHLLPHVNKVSERPEWFAQINDWKARFPFSLYEKQAPEGPIKPQTLIEKLSDLTAHMKDRTLIATGVGQHQMWAAQHFRWRHPRSMITSGGLGTMGYGLPAAIGAKVACPDALVVDIDGDASFNMTLTELSTAAQFNIGVKVLLLNNEEQGMVTQWQNLFYEDRYSHTHQKNPDFVPLAKSMGVAADKLVNPAEMEEKLKWLIESDGPALLEVITDRKVPVLPMVPAGSALHEFLVYDEAKEQERKALMRKRKVIV, encoded by the exons ATGATGCCTCTAAGACCATCCCAAGGCGCCATGCGCGCCATGCACTACCAGAGGTATATGACCTCTGGAAGAAGGTGTttcacctcttcctcggtgGCAGCAGCCGTTTCGCCCCACCGCTTTTCTGCTCAGAAACGCTCCCAAAGCACTGCTACAGCTGCTACTAC AAAGTCTCGTCCCGCCCCAAGCCCGGCCTTCAACCTCGAACCTCAGCGCAGTGAAGTATCGCCGTTGCAGAACCGAAATGTGCCTGAATTGGATGATTC CTTCGTTGGACTCAGTGGTGGAGAAATTTTTCATGAGATGATGCTCCGTCTCGGCGTCGAACACGTCT TTGGCTACCCCGGTGGCGCCATTCTTCCCGTGTTCGATGCTATCTACAACTCCAAGCACTTCGACTTTATTCTCCCTCGCCATGAGCAGGGTGCTGGACACATGGCTGAAGGTTATGCCCGGGCTTCAGGAAAGCCTGGTGTTGTCCTGGTCACTTCTGGCCCCGGTGCTACTAATGTCATCACCCCTATGCAGGATGCCCTCTCGGACGGCACGCCGATGGTTGTTTTCTGCGGTCAGGTCCCGACCAGCGCGATTGGTACCGACTCTTTCCAGGAAGCCGACGTGATCGGTATCTCGAGAGCTTGCACGAAGTGGAACGTTATGGTGAAGTCCGTCGCTGAGCTTCCTCGCCGCATCCACGAGGCCTTCGAAATCGCAACCAGTGGTCGCCCTGGTCCCGTCCTGGTCGACCTTCCGAAAGATATCACTGCCGGTATCCTCCGCAAGCCTATCCCTATGAACAGCACCATTCCCTCTCTGCCGAGCGCGGCGAGCATTGCGGCCCGTGAGTTGAGCATGAAGCAGCTCGAAAGCACCATCGGCCGCGTTGCTCGTTTGGTCAATGTCGCGAAGAAGCCCGTTCTTTACGTCGGCCAGGGTCTTCTCGCTAACCCCGAAGGCCCCAAGCTTTTGAAGGAATTGGCCGACAAGGCCTGCATTCCGGTCACCACAACTCTGCAGGGTCTGGGCGGCTTTGACGAGCTGGACTCCAAGGCGCTTCATATGCTGGGAATGCACGGATCGGCCTACGCCAACATGGCTATGCAGGAGGCTGATTTGATCATTGCTGTTGGTGCCCGTTTTGATGACCGTGTCACGGGTAACATCACCAAGTTCGCCCCTCAGGCTAAGCTGGCTGCGTCCGAGAACCGTGGTGGTATCGTCCACTTTGAGATCATGCCTAAGAACATCAACAAGGTTGTCCAGGCCAACGAGGCTGTCGAGGGTGACTGTGCCGAGAACATCGGCCACCTTCTGCCCCATGTCAACAAGGTGTCGGAGCGCCCCGAGTGGTTCGCTCAGATCAATGACTGGAAGGCTCGCTTCCCCTTCTCTCTGTACGAGAAGCAGGCCCCGGAAGGCCCCATCAAGCCCCAAACTCTGATTGAGAAGCTCAGCGACCTCACCGCCCACATGAAGGACCGTACCCTGATCGCCACTGGTGTCGGTCAACATCAGATGTGGGCTGCTCAGCACTTCCGTTGGCGCCATCCCCGTAGTATGATCACCTCTGGTGGTCTGGGTACTATGGGCTATGGTCTCCCCGCGGCGATTGGCGCCAAGGTTGCTTGCCCAGATGCCCTTgtcgttgatattgatggagatgccTCCTTCAACATGACCCTCACCGAGCTCTCTACTGCTGCTCAGTTCAACATCGGCGTCAAGGTCCTCCTGCTGAACAACGAGGAGCAAGGTATGGTGACCCAATGGCAGAACCTCTTCTACGAGGACCGTTATTCGCACACTCACCAGAAGAACCCCGACTTTGTTCCTCTGGCCAAGTCCATGGGCGTTGCTGCTGATAAGCTGGTCAACCCTGctgagatggaggagaagctgaagtGGCTGATCGAGAGCGACGGCCCCGCTCTGCTGGAGGTCATTACTGACCGTAAGGTGCCTGTGCTCCCCATGGTGCCCGCTGGCAGCGCCCTGCACGAGTTCCTTGTTTATGACGAAG CCAAGGAACAGGAGAGGAAGGCCCTGATGAGGAAGCGGAAGGTCATCGTCTAA